The proteins below are encoded in one region of Oreochromis niloticus isolate F11D_XX linkage group LG6, O_niloticus_UMD_NMBU, whole genome shotgun sequence:
- the LOC100710091 gene encoding BTB/POZ domain-containing protein 3, with product MAAELFPTKKLVPAASVQQYQQQNITNNNTSVTGCNWQGLYPTIRERNSVMFNNEMMADVHFVVGPPGGTQRVPGHKYVLAVGSSVFHAMFYGELAEDQDEIRIPDVEPPSFLAMLKYIYCDEIDLCADTVLATLYAAKKYIVPHLARACVNFLETSLSAKNACVLLSQSCLFEEPDLTQRCWEVIDAQAELALRSEGFCDIDIQTLESILRRETLNAKEMVVFEAALNWAEAECQRQDLPPTIENKRLVLGKAIYLIRIPTMALEDFANGAAQSGVLTLNETNDIFLWYTAAKKPDLLFCTKPRKGLSPQRCHRFQSCAYRSNQWRYRGRCDSIQFAVDKRVFIAGFGLYGSSCGSAEYSAKIELKRQGVPMAQRIIKYFSDGSSSTFPVWFEYPVQIEPDTFYTASVVLDGNELSYFGQEGMTEVQCGKVTFQFQCSSDSTNGTGVQGGQIPELIFYA from the exons GAATTCAGTCATGTTCAACAATGAGATGATGGCAGATGTTCACTTTGTCGTGGGACCACCGGGGGGGACGCAGCGAGTGCCCGGACACAAG TACGTCCTGGCTGTCGGCAGCTCCGTCTTCCACGCCATGTTCTACGGCGAGCTGGCCGAGGATCAGGACGAGATCCGCATCCCCGACGTAGAACCACCGTCCTTCCTCGCCATGTTGAA GTACATCTACTGCGATGAGATCGACCTTTGCGCCGACACAGTGCTCGCCACCCTCTATGCTGCCAAGAAGTACATCGTACCTCATCTGGCACGAGCCTGCGTCAACTTCCTGGAGACCAGCCTGAGTGCAAAGAACGCCTGCGTGCTGCTGTCGCAGAGCTGCCTGTTCGAGGAACCCGACCTGACGCAGCGCTGCTGGGAGGTGATCGACGCACAGGCCGAGCTCGCGCTGCGCTCTGAGGGTTTTTGCGACATCGACATCCAGACACTGGAGAGCATCCTGCGTCGGGAAACGCTCAACGCCAAAGAGATGGTGGTGTTCGAGGCGGCGCTGAACTGGGCCGAGGCCGAGTGCCAGAGGCAGGATTTGCCGCCGACCATCGAGAACAAGCGCCTGGTGCTGGGTAAGGCCATCTACCTGATCCGCATCCCCACCATGGCGCTGGAGGACTTCGCCAACGGGGCGGCGCAGTCTGGCGTGCTCACACTCAACGAGACCAATGACATCTTCCTGTGGTACACCGCCGCCAAGAAGCCCGATCTCCTGTTCTGCACCAAACCGCGTAAAGGCCTGTCGCCGCAACGCTGCCACCGCTTCCAGTCCTGTGCTTACAGGAGCAACCAGTGGCGGTACCGAGGTCGCTGCGACAGCATCCAGTTCGCGGTCGACAAACGTGTCTTCATCGCCGGCTTCGGCCTGTACGGCTCCAGCTGCGGCTCGGCCGAATACAGCGCCAAGATCGAGCTGAAGCGCCAGGGCGTACCGATGGCCCAGCGCATCATCAAGTACTTCTCCGACGGCTCGAGCAGCACTTTCCCCGTCTGGTTCGAGTACCCGGTGCAGATCGAGCCGGACACCTTCTACACCGCCAGTGTGGTGCTGGACGGCAACGAGCTGAGCTACTTCGGCCAGGAGGGCATGACCGAGGTGCAGTGTGGGAAAGTCACCTTCCAGTTCCAGTGCTCCTCCGACAGCACCAACGGCACTGGCGTGCAGGGAGGCCAGATCCCTGAGCTCATCTTCTACGCCTGA
- the acaa1 gene encoding 3-ketoacyl-CoA thiolase, peroxisomal, giving the protein MRALCLSLRSSRPRFTNLDVDRGDSGFRVQPGAELRSADLRRSDCGSAAAANGRSSPEDVVVVHGRRTAIGKAKRGGFKDTTPDELLSAVMSAVLKDVGLSPERLGDICVGNVLQPGAGALMARVAHFLSGFPESVPVYTVNRQCSSGLQALFNVAGAIRSRAIDLGLACGVESMSLRGIGNPGDLSSRLTDNNKARDCIIPMGITSENVAERFGVSREKQDAFALRSQQNAARAQRAGLFNREIVPVTTKFVDDEGKERQVTVSRDEGVRPGTTLEGLAKLRPAFKPDGSTTAGNSSQVSDGAAAVLIGRRSAVEALGLPVLGVLRASAVVGVSPDVMGIGPAYAIPAALQQAGLSVADIDVFEINEAFASQAVYCVEKLGIPPEKVNPNGGAIALGHPLGCTGARQVVTLLNELKRRGRRAYGVVSMCIGTGMGAAAVFEYPGA; this is encoded by the exons ATGCGTGCGCTCTGTTTGTCCCTCCGCTCCTCCCGTCCTCGCTTTACAAACCTGGATGTTGATAGAGGGGACTCTGGGTTCAGAGTCCAGCCTGGAGCCGAACTCCGCTCC GCGGACTTACGGAGGTCGGACTGCGGCTCGGCGGCAGCGGCGAACGGCCGCAGCTCCCCGGAGGACGTGGTGGTGGTTCACGGCCGCAGGACCGCTATCGGAAAGGCCAAGAGGGGAGGCTTTAAG GACACCACGCCTGACGAGCTGCTGAGCGCCGTGATGTCGGCCGTGCTGAAAGACGTCGGACTGTCCCCTGAGCGGCTGGGAGACATCTGTGTGG GTAACGTGCTCCAGCCCGGCGCTGGCGCTCTGATGGCCCGAGTGGCTCACTTCCTCAG CGGCTTCCCTGAGTCGGTGCCCGTCTACACTGTGAACCGGCAGTGCTCGTCCGGCCTGCAGGCACTCTTTAACGTAGCAG GAGCCATCAGGAGCAGAGCCATCGACCTCGGCCTCGCCTGCGG CGTGGAGAGCATGTCGCTGCGAGGGATCGGTAACCCAGGCGACCTGAGCTCCAGGCTGACGGACAACAACAAAGCCAGAGACTGCATCATTCCCATGGG CATCACGTCGGAGAACGTGGCAGAGAGGTTTGGCGTCTCCAGAGAGAAGCAGGACGCCTTCGCTCTCCGCTCTCAGCAGAA TGCAGCGAGGGCACAGAGGGCGGGTCTGTTCAACCGCGAGATCGTCCCCGTTACCACTAAGTTTGTGGACGACGAGGGCAAAGAGCGCCAGGTGACAGTCAGCAGAGACGAGGGCGTGAGACCGGGGACGACGCTGGAGGGGCTCGCCAAACTGCGGCCGGCCTTCAAGCCTGACGGCAGCACCACAGCAG GTAACTCTAGCCAGGTGAGTGACGGCGCGGCGGCCGTCCTGATCGGTCGCAGGTCTGCGGTTGAGGCGCTGGGTCTCCCGGTGCTGGGGGTCCTGAGGGCCAGCGCGGTGGTGGGCGTCTCTCCTGATGTGATGGGGATCGGACCGGCGTACGCCATCCCTGCAGCTCTGCAGCAGGCAG GACTGTCTGTGGCGGATATCGATGTGTTTGAAATTAACGAGGCCTTCGCAAGTCAG GCGGTGTACTGCGTGGAGAAGCTGGGGATCCCGCCGGAGAAGGTGAATCCGAACGGCGGCGCCATCGCTCTGGGTCACCCTCTGGGCTGCACCGGCGCCCGGCAGGTGGTGACACTGCTCAATGAGCTCAAACGCAGAGGCAGGAG GGCATACGGCGTCGTGTCCATGTGCATCGGGACCGGGATGGGAGCTGCCGCCGTCTTTGAATACCCCGGAGCGTAG
- the ppp3r1b gene encoding calcineurin subunit B type 1b, with protein MEEFMSLPELQQNPLVQRVIDIFDTDENGEVDFREFIEGVFQFSVKGNKEQRLRFAFRIYDMDKDGYISNGELFQVLKTMVGRNLKDTQLQQIVDKTIIGADKDGDGRISFEEFCAVVGGLDIHKTMVVDI; from the exons ATGGAGGAGTTCATGTCCCTGCCAGAGCTCCAGCAGAACCCCCTCGTGCAGCGAGTCATCGACATATTCGACACTGACGAAAACGGGGAAGTCGACTTCAGAG AGTTCATTGAAGGAGTCTTTCAGTTCAGCGTGAAAGGAAACAAGGAGCAGAGGCTGCGTT TTGCCTTCAGGATCTACGACATGGACAAAGACGGTTACATCTCCAATGGAGAACTCTTCCAGGTCCTAAAGACGATGGTGGGACGCAACCTGAAAGACACACAGCTGCAGCAGATTGTCGACAAAACTATCATCGGCGCCGACAAAGACGGAGACGGCAGAATCTCCTTCGAGGAGTTCTGTGCG gtggtgggaggATTGGACATTCACAAAACGATGGTTGTGGACATCTGA
- the LOC100692297 gene encoding E3 ubiquitin-protein ligase TRIM21-like, protein MRTESADMSAATNLQSEDQFLCSICLDVFTDPVTTSCGHNFCKNCITQRWDMSQSCQCPKCNKVFKTRPELHVNTLLSEMVAQFRREAQQKASSSSSEQQAAKPGEIPCDVCTGTRLKALKSCLVCLTSYCQTHLEPHLTATSLKRHQLIEPVENLENRMCRKHDKHLELFCKTDQTCICMLCSVLDHKTHEVVPLREEYEGKKAELEKTEAEIQQMIQKRRLKIQEIKESVKMSKDAADRQKAEGVQVLTALMESVERRLKELIKEIEDKQETTEKQAEGVIKDLEQEISELMERSSEVEQLSHSEDHLHLLQSLSSLKAAPPTKDWTEVRVRPPSYEGTVGRAVETLRKDMKKKLFEAELKRVQQYAVDVTLDPDTANPYLIVSDDGKQVNHGDVKKKLPDNPERFSYCVCVLGEQSFSSGRFYFEVQVKGKTDWDLGVATESINRKGKIRLIPQNGFWTVWLRNGSEYTACAAPPVHLCLQSSPEKVGVFVDYEEGLVSFYDVDAAALIYSFTGCSFTEKLFPYFSPGLYQGVKNSAPLIICPVNQIE, encoded by the exons ATGAGAACAGAG AGTGCAGACATGTCTGCTGCCACCAATCTGCAGTCTGAAGATCAGTTTCTGTGCTCCATCTGTCTGGATGTGTTCACTGATCCTGTCACCACATCATGTGGACACAActtctgcaaaaactgcatcACTCAGCGCTGGGACATGAGTCAGAGCTGCCAGTGCCCCAAGTGTAACAAGGTGTTCAAGACAAGGCCTGAACTTCATGTTAACACTTTGCTCTCTGAGATGGTTGCTCAGTTCAGACGTGAagctcagcagaaagccagcagcagcagctcggAGCAACAAGCTGCCAAACCAGGAGAAATTCCCTGTGACGTCTGTACTGGAACCAGACTGAAGGCCCTGAAGTCCTGCCTGGTGTGTCTGACCTCCTACTGTCAGACTCACCTGGAGCCTCATCTGACAGCTACAAGTTTGAAAAGACATCAGCTGATTGAGCCTGTGGAGAACCTGGAAAACAGGATGTGTAGGAAGCACGATAAACATCTGGAGCTGTTCTGTAAGACCGACCAGACATGTATCTGCATGCTCTGCTCTGTTTTAGACCACAAGACTCATGAAGTTGTTCCTCTGAGAGAAGAATATGAAGGAAAGAAGGCAGAGCTGGAGAAGACAGAGGCTGAGATTCAGCAAATGATCCAGAAGAGACGACTGAAGATTCAGGAGATCAAAGAGTCGGTGAAGATGAGCAAAgatgctgcagacagacagaaagcagaagGTGTTCAGGTCCTCACAGCTCTGATGGAGTCTGTTGAGAGACGCCTGAAGGAGCTCATAAAGGAGAtcgaagacaaacaggaaactaCAGAGAAACAGGCTGAAGGTGTCATCAAAGATCTGGAACAGGAAATCTCTGAGCTGATGGAGAGAAGCTCTGaggtggagcagctctcacactctgaagaccacctccacctcctccaaagcTTATCGTCCCTGAAAGCTGCTCCACCCACCAAGGACTGGACAGAGGTCAGAGTCCGTCCACCATCATATGAGGGGACAGTGGGGAGAGCTGTGGAGACACTCAGGAAAgacatgaagaagaagctgtttgaGGCAGAGCTGAAGAGGGTCCAGCAGTATGCAGTGGATGTGACTCTGGATCCTGATACGGCAAATCCTTATCTCATCGTGTCTGATGATGGAAAACAAGTGAATCATGGTGATGTGAAGAAGAAACTTCCGGACAACCCAGAGAGATTTtcttactgtgtttgtgttttaggaGAGCAGAGTTTCTCTTCAGGCAGATTTTACTTTGAGGTTCAGGTTAAAGGAAAGACTGACTGGGATTTAGGAGTGGCCACAGAGTCGATCAACAGGAAGGGAAAAATCAGACTGATTCCTCAAAATGGTTTCTGGACTGTGTGGCTTAGAAATGGAAGTGAGTACACAGCTTGTGCTGCCCCTCCAGTCCATCTCTGTCTCCAGTCTTCTCCTGAGAAGGTTGGGGTGTTTGTGGACTATGAGGAGGGTCTGGTCTCCTTCTATGACGTagatgctgcagctctgatctaCTCGTTCACTGGCTGCTCCTTCACAGAGAAGCTCTTCCCATACTTCAGTCCTGGGCTTTATCAAGGTGTGAAAAACTCTGCACCACTGATCATCTGTCCTGTCAATCAAATTGAGTAA
- the LOC100692569 gene encoding trichohyalin isoform X1, producing the protein MSAASNLRAEDQFLCSICLEVFANPVTTPCGHNFCKRCITQHWDVNMPSQCPMCKETFNTRPQLKVNTLLSGVVSQFKREAQKKVSSSSSSEQQAAKPQLPCNVFTGARPKALKSCRETRLEPRQHLNRELQRECELARELEEERRQDLLLELEQESELARERQQDLWSEVERECELARELEEERRQDLLLELERESELARERQQDLWSEVERECELARERQQDLWSEVERECELARELEEERRQDLLLELERESELARERQQDLWSELEM; encoded by the exons ATGTCCGCTGCCAGCAATCTGCGAGCTGAAGATCAGTTTCTGTGCTCCATCTGTCTGGAGGTGTTCGCCAATCCAGTCACCACACCATGTGGCCACAACTTCTGCAAAAGATGCATCACTCAGCACTGGGATGTTAATATGCCCAGCCAGTGTCCCATGTGTAAGGAGACGTTCAACACGAGACCTCAGTTGAAGGTCAACACTTTGCTTTCTGGCGTGGTTTCTCAGTTCAAACGAGAAGCTCAGAAGaaagtcagcagcagcagcagctcagagcaACAAGCTGCCAAACCACAACTTCCCTGCAACGTCTTCACTGGAGCCAGACCGAAGGCCCTGAAGTCCTGCCGTGAGACACGCCTGGAGCCTCGTCAACATCTGAACAGAGAGTTGCAAAGAGAGTGTGAGCTAGCGAGAGAGTTAGAGGAAGAGCGACGGCAGGATTTGTTGCTTGAGCTAGAACAAGAGAGTGAGCtagcgagagagagacagcaaG ATCTATGGAGCGAGGTAGAAAGAGAGTGTGAGCTAGCGAGAGAGTTAGAGGAAGAGCGACGGCAGGATTTGTTGCTTGAGCTAGAACGAGAGAGTGAGCtagcgagagagagacagcaaGATCTATGGAGCGAGGTAGAAAGAGAGTGTGAGCtagcgagagagagacagcaaGATCTATGGAGCGAGGTAGAAAGAGAGTGTGAGCTAGCGAGAGAGTTAGAGGAAGAGCGACGGCAGGATTTGTTGCTTGAGCTAGAACGAGAGAGTGAGCtagcgagagagagacagcaaGATCTATGGAGCGAGCTAGAGATGTAG
- the LOC100692569 gene encoding trichohyalin isoform X2: MSAASNLRAEDQFLCSICLEVFANPVTTPCGHNFCKRCITQHWDVNMPSQCPMCKETFNTRPQLKVNTLLSGVVSQFKREAQKKVSSSSSSEQQAAKPQLPCNVFTGARPKALKSCRETRLEPRQHLNRELQRECELARELEEERRQDLLLELEQESELARERQQDLWSEVERECELARELEEERRQDLLLELERESELARERQQDLWSEVERECELARERQQDLWSEVERECELARELEEERRQDLLLELERESELARERQQDLWSELEM, translated from the exons ATGTCCGCTGCCAGCAATCTGCGAGCTGAAGATCAGTTTCTGTGCTCCATCTGTCTGGAGGTGTTCGCCAATCCAGTCACCACACCATGTGGCCACAACTTCTGCAAAAGATGCATCACTCAGCACTGGGATGTTAATATGCCCAGCCAGTGTCCCATGTGTAAGGAGACGTTCAACACGAGACCTCAGTTGAAGGTCAACACTTTGCTTTCTGGCGTGGTTTCTCAGTTCAAACGAGAAGCTCAGAAGaaagtcagcagcagcagcagctcagagcaACAAGCTGCCAAACCACAACTTCCCTGCAACGTCTTCACTGGAGCCAGACCGAAGGCCCTGAAGTCCTGCCGTGAGACACGCCTGGAGCCTCGTCAACATCTGAACAGAGAGTTGCAAAGAGAGTGTGAGCTAGCGAGAGAGTTAGAGGAAGAGCGACGGCAGGATTTGTTGCTTGAGCTAGAACAAGAGAGTGAGCtagcgagagagagacagcaaGATCTATGGAGCGAG GTAGAAAGAGAGTGTGAGCTAGCGAGAGAGTTAGAGGAAGAGCGACGGCAGGATTTGTTGCTTGAGCTAGAACGAGAGAGTGAGCtagcgagagagagacagcaaGATCTATGGAGCGAGGTAGAAAGAGAGTGTGAGCtagcgagagagagacagcaaGATCTATGGAGCGAGGTAGAAAGAGAGTGTGAGCTAGCGAGAGAGTTAGAGGAAGAGCGACGGCAGGATTTGTTGCTTGAGCTAGAACGAGAGAGTGAGCtagcgagagagagacagcaaGATCTATGGAGCGAGCTAGAGATGTAG